From one Streptomyces sp. CA-210063 genomic stretch:
- a CDS encoding amino acid synthesis family protein, translating to MSVRKIVTVVEEIRTEGGRGLERPARIAVVAAVIENPWAGQGFVEDLAPGIEANASDLGALLAPAVLDALGAPVEAYGKAAIVGLDGEIEHGSALIHTLKFGDHFRKAASATTLLPAVEKRGPAGVVFDIPLKHITDATIRSHHQSIEVRVSDAPHPNEIVIALAAAAQGRPQQRLAPLSTEQ from the coding sequence ATGAGCGTCCGCAAGATCGTGACCGTCGTCGAGGAGATCCGCACCGAGGGCGGCCGCGGACTCGAGCGCCCGGCCCGGATCGCCGTCGTAGCCGCGGTGATCGAGAACCCCTGGGCCGGTCAGGGCTTCGTGGAGGACCTCGCTCCGGGCATCGAGGCGAACGCCTCCGACCTCGGCGCGCTGCTGGCCCCGGCGGTCCTCGACGCACTCGGGGCTCCCGTGGAAGCGTACGGCAAGGCTGCCATCGTCGGCCTGGACGGCGAGATCGAGCACGGCTCGGCGCTGATCCACACGCTCAAGTTCGGCGACCACTTCCGCAAGGCCGCGAGCGCCACCACCCTGCTGCCCGCCGTCGAGAAGCGCGGGCCCGCCGGTGTTGTGTTCGACATCCCGCTGAAGCACATCACCGACGCCACGATCCGTTCGCACCACCAGAGCATCGAGGTCCGGGTCAGCGACGCTCCCCACCCGAACGAGATCGTCATCGCGCTTGCCGCGGCCGCCCAGGGGCGCCCCCAGCAGCGTCTGGCACCGCTCTCGACCGAGCAGTAG
- a CDS encoding amino acid synthesis family protein, whose amino-acid sequence MQECLDHPDESIGLRKLVLYRDVVLTEAGEAPARPARRASVAAVIRNPWVGTGPSADLASEQGRIAPVLARLLTDRLIASLGGVDEIESFGKAAVVGAAGEIEHAGALIHTPYFGNLVREFLQGESIICFADTRAEAGETLIVPLWHKTRASTRSHYQTISARVSDAPRADEIVVIAAASTGPRPHPRIGDRMTDPVVTTETLEVVPS is encoded by the coding sequence ATGCAAGAGTGCCTGGATCATCCTGACGAGAGCATCGGTCTCCGCAAACTCGTGCTCTACCGCGACGTCGTTCTGACCGAGGCGGGCGAGGCACCCGCGCGGCCGGCGCGACGAGCCAGCGTCGCCGCGGTCATACGGAACCCGTGGGTGGGCACCGGTCCATCGGCCGATCTGGCCTCGGAGCAGGGTCGCATCGCCCCGGTGCTCGCCAGGTTGCTGACCGATCGGCTCATCGCTTCGCTGGGCGGTGTGGACGAGATCGAGTCGTTCGGCAAGGCGGCCGTCGTCGGCGCGGCGGGCGAGATCGAGCACGCCGGAGCACTCATCCACACTCCGTACTTCGGCAATCTGGTGAGGGAGTTCCTCCAGGGCGAGTCGATCATCTGTTTCGCCGACACCCGGGCCGAGGCCGGCGAGACGCTGATCGTCCCGCTCTGGCACAAGACACGGGCCTCGACGCGCAGTCACTACCAGACCATCAGCGCCCGCGTTTCCGACGCCCCGCGTGCGGACGAGATCGTCGTCATCGCGGCCGCGTCGACGGGACCGCGCCCGCACCCCCGTATCGGGGACCGCATGACCGACCCCGTCGTCACCACCGAAACCCTGGAGGTTGTTCCCTCATGA